Proteins from one Tistrella bauzanensis genomic window:
- a CDS encoding DUF692 domain-containing protein: MDKPAPIGVGLQYNPEILDWFPFESQPVDLFEVLLDAIMGPLDSPWIFRPGQERRTRALGDRTPLLAHSNYGCEFGFGPLEDSPAVRRHVALAQAINSPWVADHCFYGDASWLDIWSSPVQFSRPEIIRVADRARRLQDLYGMPLAHENAAYYMPTPGGQMREAEFMARMVERAGTWLHLDLHNVYTNSVNLTGYDARDYLDTIPLDRVLCIHLAGGSWYDGLYHDWHDSTVPEPVWEMLDVVLARTLPSAVILEFQGRAHHPQTRELGGADDEAMIRGDLIRAKTAWDAAAARHGLSVAGRAAARETV, from the coding sequence ATGGACAAGCCCGCACCGATCGGCGTCGGCCTTCAATACAACCCTGAAATTCTCGACTGGTTTCCGTTCGAGAGCCAGCCGGTCGATCTGTTCGAAGTGCTGCTGGACGCGATCATGGGGCCATTGGACAGCCCGTGGATTTTCCGTCCCGGACAGGAACGTCGCACCCGTGCACTGGGTGATCGGACGCCGCTTCTGGCCCATTCCAATTATGGCTGCGAGTTCGGCTTCGGTCCGCTGGAGGACAGCCCGGCCGTGCGCCGGCATGTGGCGCTGGCGCAGGCGATCAACAGTCCATGGGTGGCCGATCACTGCTTCTATGGCGATGCCTCCTGGCTCGATATCTGGTCGAGCCCGGTGCAGTTCTCGCGCCCCGAGATCATCCGGGTGGCCGATCGTGCCCGCCGGCTTCAGGATCTCTATGGCATGCCGCTCGCCCACGAAAACGCGGCCTATTACATGCCGACGCCGGGCGGGCAGATGCGCGAGGCCGAATTCATGGCGCGCATGGTGGAACGGGCCGGCACCTGGCTGCATCTGGACCTGCACAACGTCTATACCAATTCGGTCAACCTGACGGGCTATGACGCCCGCGATTATCTGGACACGATCCCGCTGGACCGGGTGCTGTGCATCCATCTGGCGGGTGGCTCCTGGTATGACGGGCTGTATCACGACTGGCATGACAGCACCGTGCCCGAACCGGTGTGGGAGATGCTGGATGTGGTGCTGGCCCGCACGCTGCCCTCGGCCGTGATCCTGGAATTCCAGGGCCGCGCCCATCATCCCCAGACCCGCGAGTTGGGCGGTGCCGACGACGAGGCGATGATCCGCGGCGACCTGATCCGCGCCAAGACCGCCTGGGACGCCGCCGCGGCCCGCCATGGCCTGTCTGTGGCCGGACGGGCGGCCGCACGGGAGACGGTGTGA
- a CDS encoding lantibiotic dehydratase, translated as MTIATSPPARPPAHSTHGAPRPALAAAPVVEWFPLGWMRGAGFGFHRLTAACLPDDVLSVIDDDTVPAAERQTVFAGAAASGRRRLVAGLTDPLAAEALFLSNRDAPARIAELAAENLDQPRKRARQKLRLAWSYLQRFAAKNDTASFFGPVAWGVLDPDAPQALALTGAPDRLIGARHTVIEHWVAEALAQTVAADPALESHLPLALNPGCTVLAGNRLHLPVDRQVALPPLHAAILSAVAAGGDTGLHPHDIRDRLRSQGHDPGRVTAAMAVLAAKRVLLPAIRPAPGGPAPLAHLDGCLAAIGTPAAAGWRARIGDLAAARDDFAAGDLPARMMALDRMHALLADAGADRARQRGQMYVGRQPVYEDCARGAGVVLGGPLIAAATADLAPVLALYRAVATAAAALIAARQSQVFDRLSAEDGNPDTDGIDLVRFLATAPAPGLADEVVTVLEPALRAAWDALAGERMTDPASQDEIRLQPDDPDRIATAVSMAIAGLLPADLPVPATLGLDIASPDLMIAAASIAAINRGDYRLVIGEVHPAVLTAAQPVAMPFCPDPSRVVRTAANWAMATARADTTARLGLADDGQHYQRSHIDWPNDPVFVDIALPGDLASGMRKRVRSADCRVVRDADGRLVVRAGCGLVDDLGTVTQTALHRAMFALAAAVIGRHLRPRLVLGRLIVKRRSWRVAIGDPRPGGKPAEDAAAFRAMRAWARDLGLPPAIFAKAPGEPKPVCILLDAPQGAEMLARLLERPEPIDLSEMRPAPDELWLDAGHEGAVTAEFRLSTRITAHADACPSTLVAGVHP; from the coding sequence ATGACCATTGCGACCTCGCCGCCCGCACGGCCGCCGGCCCACAGCACCCATGGCGCCCCACGCCCCGCACTGGCCGCCGCCCCGGTGGTCGAATGGTTTCCACTGGGCTGGATGCGCGGCGCGGGCTTCGGCTTCCACCGGCTGACCGCCGCCTGCCTGCCCGATGACGTGCTGTCGGTGATCGATGACGACACCGTTCCGGCCGCCGAACGGCAGACCGTCTTCGCCGGCGCCGCGGCCAGCGGTCGCAGGCGCCTGGTCGCAGGCCTGACCGATCCGCTGGCCGCCGAAGCCCTGTTCCTGTCCAACCGCGATGCGCCGGCGCGGATCGCCGAGCTTGCCGCTGAAAACCTGGACCAGCCACGCAAACGCGCCCGTCAGAAACTGCGGCTGGCCTGGAGTTATCTACAGCGTTTCGCTGCCAAGAACGATACCGCCAGCTTTTTCGGCCCGGTCGCCTGGGGCGTGCTCGATCCGGATGCCCCGCAGGCCCTTGCCCTGACCGGCGCGCCCGACCGCCTGATCGGCGCCCGCCACACGGTCATCGAACATTGGGTCGCGGAAGCACTGGCCCAGACGGTTGCAGCCGACCCGGCGCTTGAGAGCCATCTGCCGCTGGCGCTGAACCCCGGCTGTACGGTACTGGCAGGCAATCGGCTGCATCTGCCGGTCGACCGGCAGGTGGCGCTGCCGCCACTGCATGCAGCGATCCTGTCGGCGGTGGCAGCCGGCGGTGATACCGGGCTTCACCCCCACGACATCCGTGACCGGCTGCGGTCGCAGGGGCACGATCCCGGGCGCGTCACCGCCGCCATGGCCGTACTGGCCGCTAAGCGGGTGCTGCTGCCGGCGATCCGGCCGGCACCGGGCGGCCCGGCGCCGCTTGCCCATCTCGACGGTTGTCTGGCCGCGATCGGAACGCCGGCCGCGGCAGGCTGGCGGGCGCGGATCGGCGATCTTGCGGCCGCGCGGGACGATTTCGCCGCCGGCGATCTGCCGGCGCGGATGATGGCACTCGACCGCATGCACGCGCTGCTGGCCGATGCTGGCGCCGACCGGGCGCGGCAGCGCGGACAGATGTATGTCGGTCGCCAGCCGGTCTATGAAGACTGCGCGCGTGGTGCGGGGGTTGTGCTGGGTGGGCCGCTGATTGCTGCCGCCACCGCCGATCTGGCACCGGTGCTGGCGCTGTACCGGGCGGTCGCCACCGCCGCGGCGGCTTTGATCGCGGCCCGTCAGTCGCAGGTCTTCGACCGGCTGTCGGCTGAAGACGGCAATCCCGACACCGATGGCATCGATCTGGTGCGGTTCCTGGCCACGGCCCCCGCACCCGGCCTTGCCGACGAGGTCGTGACCGTTCTGGAACCGGCACTGCGCGCGGCCTGGGATGCCTTGGCGGGCGAACGGATGACCGATCCCGCCAGCCAGGACGAAATCCGTCTGCAGCCGGATGATCCGGACCGGATTGCCACGGCGGTATCGATGGCGATCGCCGGCCTGCTGCCCGCCGATCTGCCTGTGCCGGCAACGCTGGGCCTCGACATCGCCTCTCCAGACCTGATGATCGCTGCCGCCAGCATCGCCGCCATCAATCGCGGCGATTACCGGCTGGTGATCGGCGAGGTTCATCCGGCCGTGCTGACCGCGGCCCAGCCGGTGGCAATGCCGTTCTGTCCCGATCCGTCGCGGGTGGTGCGCACGGCCGCCAATTGGGCCATGGCGACCGCACGCGCCGATACCACGGCCCGACTGGGTCTGGCCGATGATGGGCAGCATTATCAGCGATCGCATATCGATTGGCCGAACGATCCGGTCTTCGTGGACATCGCCCTGCCGGGGGATCTTGCGTCCGGCATGCGCAAGCGTGTTCGTTCAGCGGATTGCCGCGTGGTGCGTGACGCCGATGGCCGGCTGGTCGTGCGCGCCGGCTGCGGGCTGGTCGACGATCTGGGCACGGTCACGCAGACCGCCCTGCACCGGGCGATGTTCGCCCTGGCGGCGGCGGTCATCGGCCGGCATCTCCGCCCGCGCCTGGTGCTGGGGCGGCTGATCGTGAAGCGGCGCAGCTGGCGGGTGGCGATCGGTGATCCACGCCCCGGCGGCAAGCCCGCCGAAGATGCCGCGGCCTTCCGCGCGATGCGGGCCTGGGCCCGCGATCTGGGGTTGCCGCCGGCGATCTTTGCCAAGGCACCGGGTGAGCCGAAGCCGGTCTGTATCCTGCTGGATGCGCCGCAGGGCGCCGAGATGCTGGCGCGGTTGCTGGAGCGGCCGGAACCGATCGACCTGTCGGAAATGCGGCCGGCGCCGGATGAATTATGGCTGGATGCCGGGCATGAAGGCGCGGTCACCGCGGAATTCCGTCTCTCGACCCGGATCACCGCCCACGCCGATGCCTGCCCCTCAACCTTGGTCGCCGGTGTTCATCCATGA
- a CDS encoding M50 family metallopeptidase yields the protein MTAMPVSAPDIDTTATAPRVARGRFPDRFEHIEITDPARGRRIEITDPDGEGHWVLGPAEFAVARVFDGQSTLDELAARLAASGVRADAAKLARFEDRLLALGVLEAEGRASRSRDPFTGFHFSVLHHLVIQRLGTVRPEPVLDRLLAWPLVLRLALLALASAAALAVPVLLVAMGGRFLDITLATLTGWTLPALYLTTLASGFLHEGGHALACRAMGVRVRETGFAIYFLMPFAWTRPDRRDWEALPMGHRMVAILAGPFASQALAGIGLGLMMVAAQGSTASTIGVVLAVAGLFGAIVTLLPFLNGDGYLLLVEVFRLPNLRRRSFEHLRRVVGLKRGGAGPSPAQTTAMAAGGRGALYLFVAIGTIIGWGALWIGMAWWLSDMVAGLI from the coding sequence ATGACCGCAATGCCCGTATCCGCACCCGATATCGACACCACGGCAACGGCGCCACGGGTGGCCCGCGGCCGGTTCCCCGATCGTTTCGAGCATATCGAGATCACCGATCCAGCGCGTGGCCGTCGCATCGAGATCACCGATCCCGATGGCGAGGGCCATTGGGTGCTGGGGCCGGCGGAATTCGCCGTGGCGCGGGTGTTCGACGGGCAATCGACGCTGGATGAACTGGCGGCACGTCTTGCCGCATCGGGCGTGCGGGCGGATGCCGCCAAACTGGCCCGGTTCGAAGACCGGCTGCTGGCGCTGGGCGTGCTGGAGGCGGAAGGCCGGGCGTCCCGCAGCCGCGACCCCTTCACCGGGTTTCACTTCAGTGTGCTCCACCATCTGGTGATCCAGCGGCTGGGCACGGTGCGGCCCGAGCCGGTGCTCGACCGGCTGCTGGCTTGGCCGTTGGTGCTGCGGCTGGCGCTGCTGGCGCTTGCCAGCGCCGCTGCCCTGGCGGTGCCGGTGCTGCTGGTGGCGATGGGCGGCCGCTTCCTGGATATCACCCTCGCCACTCTGACCGGCTGGACCCTGCCCGCCCTGTACCTCACCACCCTTGCCAGCGGCTTCCTGCATGAAGGCGGTCATGCCCTGGCCTGCCGGGCCATGGGCGTGCGGGTGCGTGAGACCGGGTTTGCGATCTATTTCCTGATGCCCTTCGCCTGGACCCGGCCCGATCGCCGCGACTGGGAGGCATTGCCCATGGGACACCGGATGGTCGCGATCCTGGCCGGCCCGTTCGCAAGCCAGGCCCTGGCCGGTATCGGACTGGGATTGATGATGGTCGCGGCCCAGGGCAGCACGGCGTCGACGATCGGTGTGGTGCTGGCGGTGGCCGGTCTGTTCGGCGCCATCGTCACGCTGTTGCCGTTCCTGAACGGCGACGGCTATCTGCTGCTGGTCGAGGTGTTCCGCCTGCCCAATCTGCGCCGCCGGTCGTTCGAGCATCTGCGCCGGGTGGTCGGCTTGAAGCGCGGCGGCGCCGGGCCATCGCCGGCTCAGACCACAGCCATGGCGGCCGGTGGCCGCGGCGCGCTGTATCTGTTCGTCGCCATCGGCACGATCATCGGCTGGGGCGCATTGTGGATCGGGATGGCATGGTGGCTGTCCGACATGGTCGCCGGCCTGATCTGA
- a CDS encoding class I SAM-dependent methyltransferase codes for MSDYGTRDHWDEVHDAVADTDHQSAIAANAVVGHMVALVNATLNARTAATSHGARRAVLLDVGAGHGVLARALAGPDRLVIASDIAAAPLAAAGRRHGDIGDRPTPRGLAADVLHPALKPGSVDVATCLRGLWTLPDPAAALAAMAGLLKPDGRLLVQLWAEAARCRLIGTGAALLGKALPSLTRPAGVPSPFDITPAMLADMAAPAGLALDRVETGETAVRVTDAASYWREFDAVAETAAAARKQAPAALRARIDAALPGVLGRVLSRDPTLPPDHDGWLAPIAWSLCVLAPIRTG; via the coding sequence ATGTCCGACTATGGCACCCGCGACCATTGGGACGAGGTGCATGATGCGGTGGCCGATACCGATCATCAAAGTGCGATCGCGGCCAATGCTGTGGTCGGACACATGGTCGCCCTGGTCAACGCCACATTGAACGCACGAACCGCTGCGACCTCGCACGGCGCGCGCCGTGCCGTGCTGCTGGATGTCGGCGCCGGACACGGCGTGCTGGCCCGGGCTCTGGCGGGCCCCGACCGGCTGGTCATCGCCAGCGACATCGCGGCAGCGCCCCTGGCAGCCGCCGGCCGGCGCCATGGCGATATCGGCGACAGGCCGACGCCGCGTGGGCTGGCGGCGGATGTTCTGCATCCGGCCCTGAAGCCCGGCAGCGTCGATGTCGCGACCTGCCTGCGCGGGTTGTGGACCCTGCCCGATCCGGCGGCCGCACTGGCGGCCATGGCCGGCCTGCTGAAACCCGACGGGCGGTTGCTGGTTCAATTGTGGGCCGAGGCGGCGCGCTGCCGGTTGATCGGCACCGGCGCCGCCCTGCTTGGCAAGGCGCTGCCATCCCTCACCCGGCCGGCCGGCGTGCCCAGCCCGTTCGACATCACCCCGGCCATGCTGGCGGACATGGCGGCACCGGCCGGCTTGGCGCTCGACCGGGTCGAGACCGGCGAGACCGCGGTCCGGGTGACCGATGCCGCGTCTTACTGGCGTGAATTCGACGCCGTCGCGGAAACCGCGGCTGCCGCGCGCAAACAGGCGCCGGCCGCCCTGCGCGCGCGGATCGATGCAGCACTGCCGGGGGTGCTTGGCCGGGTGCTGAGCCGCGATCCGACACTGCCACCAGATCACGATGGCTGGCTGGCCCCGATCGCGTGGTCGCTCTGCGTGCTGGCGCCAATACGGACAGGCTGA